GATcttgtccctctcccctcactTACCCAGTGGTTGGTGAAGTTTCTGGTGAGAATGGCAGGAGCAAAGGAGCGGGCAGGGTTCATGCCTGCACCAGTATAATACATCTGCAAAAGACATAGTCATAATTGAGACACTTTCCCCTACTCCACCCCAGCTTCTCTCCCCACAACCCACATGTCCTTGAGGGCTGGCACCTTGCCTCCAGCCAGCAGCAAGTAGGGAAGGACAGGCTTCATGGGGGTTCCACAATGGAACGAAGGCACTGATGCCTCATCGGGGACAGACTATAGATCCATAGGCAAAACCCACATCTCCCCATGATGCATACATTTCTACTTTGGGGGCAAGAATGACCAGATGTAGTGGTCACAAAAGAGGAATAGAACAATGTTGATTCCTCTGTGCTGACTGATAGAGTCAGGTGGATTATGTTCATGTTTGACAGTGAGGTGggcagaaagaaatttaaaagttagGAAAGGTTTAGGGGCCCTGGAATCCTTAAACAAGAAGTTGATTCTTTTTCCTGCTTACCCCAAAGAGGTGACCCAGGGTGAGGGAGAAGCCAACAGCCAGGGCCACAGATCCCAGGCGGCCATTCCGCCTCTCGTCGTATGTGGCAAAGATGCAGAGCACAAACTGGAGTGTCAGGAAGATCTCCACCGTGGTGGCCTGGCCCACACTTACCCCAGGGTGCAACTgggcaaaggaagaagaaaggaggcagTTCATTAGGGTTGTCACAATGTCACCTCCTCAAGGCTTCCCATACAGGAACCCCCTTATGGCATCAGTTGACTGGAGAAGAAGGATAATACAACCACCTTCACAGTAATTGTTTCTGTATTCTTCACagtatttgtttcttattttttcctaataataCTCCTTCATGGTGGAAATAACTATACCCATttatacagataaggaaactggcgCCCTATAAGGTAAAATAAGTTTCCTTAAGAACCTGCAAGGAGTTAAAGAAAAGTTGAGATCAGAACTCAGGTTTCTTGAGACAGTCCAGGGCTTTTTGCCTTCCTTAATCCTTCCTTAGTCCTGCAAACTACctttgaaagacacacacactctctcacacacacacacacacacacacacacacacacacacacacacacacataaatgtccCAGCCCCCTGAGGAACCAATCGGCCACCACCAGGCAGGGAATCAGGGTACCAGGTTCCTCCAGCCCCACTTAGCTGACCATTACCGTATTAAGTGCTAGGTTTCCTCGAACGGCAGGCGGGGTAACACTATACAGCACGGCAGCTCCAGCCACGGCTCCCAGGAGTTGGGCTGCCATATAGCAGAAGGCACGGAGCAGCGACATCTGGGAACCCACAAGAAAGGCAAAAGTGACTGCAGGATTGACATGGGCTCCACTGATGTGGCCCACAGCCTGCACCAGCGTAGCCAGGGCCAGGCCAAAGGCCAGAGCCACCTGCAGAACATGCAGGGGTCCAGGGGTCCAACGCAGTGAAGCCCCTAGTCCAAAAAAGACATAGAAGAGGGTGGCAAAGAACTCAGCAAATATGGACCTCCAGAAGGAGGCTGACCGCAGTTCCCACATGGCAGGGGGGATGGGCACAATGCCTGGGTCCCTGATGCCCCCCTGGCCTGATCTGGGTGGACAGTCCCCTTTATAGAGGACTCTTAAtccctgggaggggcaggctgaAGTGGCTGGTCCAGCCTCTTAACCCCTTCACAGCTGTGGAGGGCTGGGCCCACACTTATGCATCTGTTAAAGCTGTTggattttccctccctcttccactgGGAGATGAGCAGAGCCATAGGTGTTAGGGTGGGGGTAGTGTCAGGGCTGGAGAGGCTCTGAGAGGAAGGGACCAAGAATAGGGGGACTATAAAAGTCTGTCCTTCCCTTTGTGTCAAAGTTGGAGTTCATGGTCCTGTCATCTGTATTAGAACATTCCTCAATTCTGCTTGGAAGGTCAGTCAGACTGAGTTCACTTCATGGGGTATGAGACTGTGCTCCTGAGGACCTTCAGTCTCCTCTGAGTCGGGCAGGGgtaagggtgggggtgggggtcaggagtGGGGTCCAGCAGGGAAGTTGGATAACTGAAGAGAATTCTTTAGTTCTCTGGGATTAGAGGGCCTTTGCCCATTGGTTGGTTTGGTCTGGAATCTGTGGACCCTGCAGCTCTGGGACAGAATAGTTCTGCTGTGTCTGGTTTTCTCGAAGCCCAGGTTCCCTACCCCCAACCCATGCCAGCACCTTCCTTTCCAAACCCTCAGCCTGGCCTTTTAAGCCACAAAGACAGTTAGGAGGAAGAAGCTATCTTCCATGGATAGGCTGGGGGTGTGGGTCTGAGGAGGGGGAAAAGGGTTAGTAGTTAAATTTCAGAATCAGCTTATACTTCATCTTTCCTAACTTACAAGGTCCTGGCAAGAagtactaaaaagaaagaaactgagtcaTGACTATGAACAAGTGGGAGGGTCTAATGTCTCCTAATATGGTCGTAATCAGGACATTAGGGTCTTAAATCTTAATCCCTAGGGAAAAATCTGAGGATGGGGGTgtctggagagagaaaaggataaaatggGAAAGGAGAGCATGGGGAACAAGGTTCAGTTGTGCTCAAGTTTGGTGATGAACTTGGGACCTAGAGATGAGTGCTGGGAGATGGTAGAGAAGGCACAATAGGACATACTGGTAGGCTCCAGCGTCTCTATACTGTGGCAAGTCATATAGGCCACAAAATTTTCCCATGAAGCCCCAGAAGAGAGCAAAAATTTGAAGGAGAGGTCTGCAGTATTGGTCACTAGCATTGGTCCCATCCAGTACActtgtggggagagaggaggaacacAGATAATGGCCTATGCTCGTCTCTTCCTCCAATATCTAGCTTGGGGATAAATAGGAACAGTTACAGCAAAGGCAGAGAGTGCACCTAACCCACCCATATGTAGGAAGAGTTGCTGAGAACAGGCCAGAGGAGACTGAAGCTCCCAAATTCATGGAAGAAGAACAATCCATTAGAGATCTATGGAGTCTCTTGGGTTCTAGAAGCCCCACCAATCTCCTCACTTCAGGCCCTGTAACCCTTGTTGCACTTGACTCAGAGATGCTCCCAGTTCCCAGTCACCTCTGTTAGTGAATATGCAGTGTTCACACTGCTTGTGGGAAAGGACCCCTGGACAGGACAGAAGGTAGTCCTTTAACCATCATGGTGTTAAGAGCAGAGACTTTGGCAACAGATACTTTGGTTCAGATGTGGATGGGAATACAAAGTGACAGAACTAGTTATGACTCCTGGTGGGGGTATAAATTAGAATAATCACTTGGGAACACAGTATAACACCATCTTACAAGGATGAACAAacaagggcgcccgggtggctcagtcaattaagcatccaactttggctgaggtcatgatctcacagttggtgagtttgagtcccacattgggctctctgctgtcagtgtggagcctgcttcagatcctctgtctccctctctctgcctttcccctgtgcacatgctctctctctctctctctctctctctctctctctctctctctctcaaataaataaacattaaaaaaagatgaataaacatactTTCTGACCCAGGAATTTCACTTCTCATGTATATACCCAAGATGAACTTTTCTATACCTGCACCAGCAGACATGTACAAGAATACTGagagcagcactattcacaatagc
The Lynx canadensis isolate LIC74 chromosome B4, mLynCan4.pri.v2, whole genome shotgun sequence DNA segment above includes these coding regions:
- the LOC115518494 gene encoding lens fiber major intrinsic protein; amino-acid sequence: MWELRSASFWRSIFAEFFATLFYVFFGLGASLRWTPGPLHVLQVALAFGLALATLVQAVGHISGAHVNPAVTFAFLVGSQMSLLRAFCYMAAQLLGAVAGAAVLYSVTPPAVRGNLALNTLHPGVSVGQATTVEIFLTLQFVLCIFATYDERRNGRLGSVALAVGFSLTLGHLFGMYYTGAGMNPARSFAPAILTRNFTNHWVYWVGPIIGGGLGSLLYDFLLFPRLKSVSERLSILKGARPSDSNGQPEGTGEPVELKTQAL